The following coding sequences lie in one Chloroflexota bacterium genomic window:
- a CDS encoding 4Fe-4S dicluster domain-containing protein has product MHHEITRALYDAFPLERKGEFFEAYLYMKYTEHFVKHGFRASGLPSKELPELDEGIEEMLQALNQHIADAAMSADTSLYHGKVMKLQDAIKLVTQKEDVTLSPPERVVPFKLARDIVLQNPRSIVVGTCPCRSVSLKSCLPPPMEVCLFLGDPWASFMDEQNPKYHKISQEEAVKVLEFCHEKGFVHTAYFEHAAGYRLDAICNCCSCCCTGIKMWNLMEGALPLLAPSGYVSEVSDECNGCGSCAENTCHFQAISLDKGGQKAVINLQKCMGCGVCVDVCPIGALSLRREPSKGDPLDIEELKKTQAT; this is encoded by the coding sequence ATGCACCACGAGATAACAAGGGCGCTCTATGATGCTTTTCCGCTGGAACGCAAGGGTGAGTTTTTCGAGGCCTACCTTTACATGAAGTACACAGAGCACTTTGTGAAGCACGGCTTTCGTGCCTCAGGTCTTCCTTCGAAGGAGCTTCCGGAGCTGGATGAAGGCATTGAGGAAATGCTGCAGGCTCTGAATCAGCATATCGCTGATGCCGCAATGAGTGCTGATACCAGTCTTTACCACGGAAAAGTGATGAAGTTGCAGGATGCCATAAAGTTGGTTACTCAGAAAGAGGACGTGACTTTAAGTCCACCGGAGCGCGTGGTGCCCTTCAAATTAGCCAGAGACATAGTCTTACAAAACCCTCGTTCGATTGTGGTTGGAACGTGCCCTTGCAGATCAGTGTCGCTGAAGTCATGTCTCCCGCCACCCATGGAGGTCTGCCTCTTCCTCGGTGACCCGTGGGCTTCTTTTATGGATGAGCAGAACCCCAAGTATCATAAGATTTCTCAGGAGGAAGCCGTGAAGGTACTGGAGTTTTGCCATGAAAAGGGCTTTGTTCACACCGCCTATTTTGAGCACGCGGCGGGCTACAGGCTAGATGCTATCTGTAACTGTTGCAGTTGCTGCTGTACGGGGATCAAAATGTGGAACCTGATGGAAGGGGCTCTCCCTCTTCTTGCTCCTTCAGGCTATGTTTCTGAGGTAAGCGACGAGTGCAACGGCTGTGGGAGTTGTGCAGAGAACACCTGTCACTTCCAGGCCATTAGTTTGGATAAAGGCGGCCAGAAGGCCGTTATCAACCTCCAAAAGTGTATGGGATGTGGGGTTTGTGTGGACGTGTGCCCGATAGGAGCCCTCAGTCTCAGAAGGGAGCCATCCAAGGGTGACCCACTGGATATTGAGGAATTGAAGAAGACCCAGGCTACCTGA
- a CDS encoding aldehyde ferredoxin oxidoreductase family protein, whose protein sequence is MKEQRIAYIDLSTREISKAPIPERIRKTYLGGRGIDAYLLYNHISPGIDPLGSENVLVVSAGLLGGTLAPSSGRCNVGAKSPLTNLLGSTNMGGFFAPELRFAGFDHLAIKGKAEKPVYLWIHDGDIEIRDATHLWGKDTTETPAIIRKEHQDEDIKVASIGVAGENLVRFANIMTGLKNAAGRTGMGCVMGSKNLKAIAVRGTRDLPIAYPEEALDYVAKIIQMIRDNFFLKVWSTLGTPSCHSDANNLGRLRYRNLQRNQDPAGENLYAENLQKFTFGMAGCFGCPIHCRHRYVVPEGSDKGSYMEGPDWSTMGGLGPELDISRMESVLVGNQLSSKYGLDSLEFGGIVSWAIELYEKGIIDDRITEGLKLEWGNEKVMYEMMRQIAMREGLGNILAEGPLRAIEKLGEESRYYNVHVKGMSWLHTDDRATPAMALGVATSTRGADHMRSRPGTDSLMGSQEARDKLFGFAVPPDFTCYEGAGKLVRYYELMYAVPDALGMCKFQTLFMSPSTLNYEDYSRLVRHVTGLDISASEMYEAVERIYTLERMFNIREGATRKDDYPPERLMTEPTPATGIHSFQRKVINREKYEQQLDEYYEAHGWDEKGVPKPETLARLGLDKEPSHLL, encoded by the coding sequence ATGAAAGAACAAAGAATCGCCTACATTGATCTATCTACAAGAGAGATCAGTAAAGCGCCGATTCCGGAGAGGATACGGAAGACGTATCTCGGCGGTAGAGGCATAGATGCCTATCTCCTGTACAACCACATTTCGCCTGGCATTGATCCTCTTGGTTCTGAGAATGTTCTGGTTGTCAGCGCCGGCCTTCTCGGAGGCACCCTTGCCCCGTCAAGCGGGAGGTGCAACGTTGGAGCTAAGTCCCCGCTGACCAATTTGCTGGGCAGCACTAATATGGGGGGGTTCTTTGCCCCCGAGCTCAGGTTTGCCGGCTTCGATCATCTGGCGATCAAGGGAAAAGCTGAGAAGCCTGTTTATCTCTGGATACACGATGGGGACATCGAGATACGAGATGCGACACACCTGTGGGGGAAAGATACCACAGAGACCCCTGCCATCATCAGGAAAGAGCACCAGGACGAAGATATAAAAGTGGCGTCTATCGGTGTGGCGGGAGAGAACCTGGTCAGGTTTGCCAACATCATGACTGGGCTGAAAAACGCCGCGGGTAGGACAGGAATGGGCTGTGTCATGGGATCCAAGAATCTGAAGGCCATAGCGGTGAGGGGTACTCGAGACCTGCCGATTGCCTACCCAGAAGAGGCTCTGGACTATGTGGCCAAGATTATCCAAATGATCAGAGATAACTTCTTCCTGAAGGTGTGGTCTACTTTGGGCACGCCCTCATGCCACAGTGATGCCAACAACTTGGGTCGGCTGAGATACAGGAACCTGCAACGCAATCAGGATCCTGCTGGCGAAAACCTGTATGCTGAGAACCTGCAAAAGTTTACCTTCGGAATGGCTGGTTGCTTTGGCTGCCCAATCCACTGCCGCCATAGGTATGTAGTGCCCGAGGGATCTGATAAGGGCAGCTACATGGAGGGGCCGGATTGGAGCACGATGGGTGGGCTGGGACCTGAGCTAGACATAAGCAGGATGGAATCTGTGCTTGTAGGCAATCAGTTGAGCAGCAAGTACGGTCTGGATTCTCTTGAATTCGGTGGCATAGTCTCCTGGGCTATTGAGCTGTATGAGAAGGGCATTATCGACGACAGAATAACCGAAGGGTTGAAGCTGGAGTGGGGCAATGAAAAGGTAATGTACGAGATGATGCGTCAGATTGCCATGAGAGAAGGACTCGGGAACATACTGGCCGAAGGGCCTCTGAGAGCCATAGAGAAGCTAGGGGAGGAGTCTCGCTACTACAATGTTCATGTCAAGGGCATGAGCTGGCTGCACACGGACGACCGTGCCACGCCGGCTATGGCCCTCGGCGTAGCCACGTCTACCAGGGGCGCTGACCACATGAGAAGCCGTCCTGGGACGGATTCACTGATGGGATCACAGGAGGCCAGGGACAAGCTGTTTGGCTTCGCCGTGCCACCCGATTTCACCTGCTACGAGGGCGCTGGCAAGCTGGTGCGCTATTACGAGCTCATGTACGCAGTGCCGGATGCGCTGGGAATGTGTAAATTTCAGACTCTCTTCATGAGTCCATCAACCCTAAACTACGAGGATTATTCGCGGTTGGTTCGGCATGTTACGGGGCTCGACATCTCGGCGTCAGAAATGTACGAGGCAGTCGAACGGATCTACACCCTGGAGCGGATGTTCAATATTCGGGAGGGGGCCACAAGGAAGGACGACTATCCGCCGGAACGCCTTATGACAGAGCCTACTCCAGCCACCGGTATCCACAGCTTCCAACGCAAAGTCATAAATAGGGAGAAGTACGAGCAGCAGCTTGATGAATACTATGAGGCACATGGCTGGGATGAAAAAGGGGTACC